CAAACACAAACGGCGCCGGGGCATCGGCGGCCGGAGCGGCTGGGGGCACGGAAGGCGGCGCAGGGGCTTGCAGGCGCTGGGCGGCTTTGTGCACGGCCCGCAGAAAACGCTCCAGCGTAATGGGCTTGAGCAAGTAGTCTACCACGTCCAGTTCGTAGCTTTCGAGGGCGTACTCCGAGTAGGCCGTGGTCAGAATCACCAGGGGCTTTTGGGGCAGGATGCGCAGCAGGGTGGTGCCCATGATGTCGGGCATGTGCACGTCCAGCAACAGCAGCTCCACCGGCTGGCGGCGCAGCACGTCCAGGGCCGCCAGCGGACTGGCACAGGCGCCCTGCAAGGCCAGAAACGGCACCTTGCGCACGTAGTCCTCCAGCAGGTTGCGGGCCAGGGGCTCGTCGTCGACGATAAGGCAGCGGAGTAGGGAAGGAGTAGTCACGACAAGCGCAGGGTAAGTTGCACGCGGTACCGGTCGGGCTCGTCGTCAATGGCCAGGTGGTGCTGCCGGGGGTAGCTCAGCTCCAGTCGGCGCCGCAGGTTGTGCAGGCCCAGGCCGGCGGGTGCCGCGGGTGTGGTTTGGCCGGCCGGCGTCTTGCTGTTCTCAACCGTAAACACGCACACCGGGCCGGCCAGGCGAATTACGGCCTGCACCCAGGCGGCCGGGTTGTTGTTGCTGACGCCGTGCTTAAAGGCATTTTCCAGAAACGTAATAAAAATCAGGGGGACGATGCGCACATCTTCCACGGGCCCCTCCACGGTCAGGTCAATAGGAATCGGGTGGTTGAGCCGCAGCTTTTCCAGGCTGATGTAGTTCTGCATGTACTCGATTTCCTTGCTGAGCAGCACCTGCCGGTGGTTGGAGTCGTCAAGCATGTAGCGCATCATCTGCGAGAGCTTGGTGATGACCTCCGTGGTGTTGGGCGACTGGGTGTAGGCCAGGTAATACAGGTTGTTGAGCGTGTTGAAGAGGAAGTGCGGATTGATCTGGGCCTTCAGAAACTTTAGCTCGGCCAGCAGCCGCTCGTTTTCCATGGCCTTGGCACGGGCCTCCAGCGCAAACCAGTCGGTGGCAAAGCGCAGCATGCTCACGAAGGAAACAATGAACAGCGTGCCCACCGCCGTGTAAAGCGTGTAGGCCGGGGAGTAGAGGTAGGCCCGCTGCTGGGCCGAGTTGTCGGTGAACAGAAAATAGCGCTGGGCGTACACGCGCAGCGTCACGACCAGCGTGAAGGCCGCCGCAAACTCCAGCAGGTAGCGGCCCGTGTTTTTCTGGTGCAGCCAGCGCGGCAGCAGGTAGCAGTAGTTGGCGTAGGCCAGTGTGGCGTTGAACACCAGCGGCAGCAGCGCAAAGCGCAACGCCTGCTGCCAGTCGTATTCCTGCTGAGACTGGTAGAAGTAAAAGGAAAAATACACGCCCCAGAACGAGGCGTGCAGCAGCGCGACGCGGTGGCGCCGGATAAAGGCGAGCATAGAAGCAGAGGTAAGCCAACGGCAGACCGCTCAAGGTAAAGCTTCCGGAGCGGGTTCCAGGCCGGGAGCCGGGTTTATTCTACCATCCGGCCTGGTTGTCCGACGCTCCGGCGCAGTGCTTCGACCATCCGCCACGGGCGGATATAGCCGCCCAACTGCCAATCTGTCGGGCTGGTAGGTCGAATACCACGGTGCCGGGCTGGCAATACGGTTTCCTTTGCCGCATACTCATTTCGCCAACCACAACTCTCTGCTGTATGAAAGCCCCTTCTTACTGCGGGCGGCACCTGGCCACCTGTGCGGCGGTGGCGCTGTTGCTCCTGTTGCCGGCTGCCGCCGCGGCCCAGCACCCGGCCCCGCCTGCTCGCCACCCGGCCGCCACCGCCGACACAGCCGGTGCACTGCCGGGCCGGCCCCTGAAGACCTTGCGCGAAGGCACCCGCCAGTACCTGGTGAGCGTGCTCAAGCCCGACCAACCGGCCAGCTTCAACTCGTCCGCGGTTTGGATTCGGCGCGTGCAGCTGGACCGGGCACGGGGCGAGGTGCGCATCACCCAAACCTGGCTCGGCGGCGACACCCTGCGCAACCGCCAGGTGTTTTCCATTTGCCGGCTGGCCGATTTTGCGCCTCTCTACCACCGCACCCAGATGCGCAAAACAGGCATCGAGGCTTTCACCTTCACTTCTACGGCCGTGGTCGGGGCCGATTCGGTGGCCGGCAACGGCAAGCGGGGCTTCTCCCAGGCCCTGCCCGGCCCCACGCTCAACTGGGAGCTGGACCTGGAAACCTTTGAGCAGCTGAACTATGCCCCCGGCAAGAAGTTCTACCTGCGCTTCTACCACCCCGGCAGCAAAACGCCGCCTAAAGGCTACCTGTACTACGTGACAGGTGAGGAAGATTTGCCTGTGGCCGGCAACCAACGCCTCCGGTGCTGGCAGCTGCGCGTCGACTACGACGCCAAGAACTACGCCGTGTTCTGGATAGCCGCCAAAACCCGTGAGGTGCTGAAAATGGAGGAGCACTACAACAGCTACGTGCGCTACAAAGTGAAGCTGGCTACCCCGGCCGTGGAGCTGGCGCCGGGCAGGCAGCTGTTCCAACCCGCGCGGTAAAACTACTCGGCCCAAACCTCGTATCGGGAAGAACATCAACCTGTTACTGTCATGGCAAAGTCCAAGCGCGAACTGATAGAGCCTACGCCCGGCGACAAGCGCTACGTGCGCCGCAACGAAAAGGGCGAATTTACCAGCGAGGTAGACCTGAACAAGTCCCTGTCGCAGGACGACCGACACAACTCCAAGATTACGAGCAAGCCCGGCCAGGGCGACAAAGGCGACGGCCACACCGGCAAGCGCAAGCCCGCTAAGTAAATTCAATTCCCGGCTTAAAAAGCCCCCGAAACGTAAGTTGCGGGGGCTTTCCTTATACGTATGGCTTATTTCCACGACACGCTGCTGGCGCGCGGCTTCGCGCAGGTGCGCCCCGGCTTCTACACCCGCCCGCTCAGCCCCCAGGCCGGGGGGCCGCTCTACTGCACCACCGGCGAAGATGGCCGCCCCCGCAAGCTGCTGCTGTGGCAGGCGCGGCGCGTGCTCCTGCAAGGCGACGTAGTAACCCTGGCTGCCCTGGAGCAGGTGCTCAGCCGGGTGCTGGGGCGGGAAGCCGGGCCAGCCCGGCGCCGGGCGTAGCGGCTGATAAGATATTTCAGTAAAAGTATGGAAGCCTGCTGTAGGTGCGGCGGTATAGAACAAAACTGCCTATGAGGTGTGCGGCACCAGAGCTATTCTCACGAGTTTTGATGTCACAACCGGCAAGTTCCAGGGGCAGCTGGGGCAGCTCCCGCTAAACCAGCACACCACGCTGGAAGACGTGCGGAAGCGGTTTCCGACGTCTGGGCAGCAGGCTAATGTAGACGCCCCAGGCCAACCCGGCGTAACGGTTAGCCTCCACTATATCTATCAGGGGCAGCCTACCGAAGGCGCCCTCCGGTTGCACTTTGAGCACGGCCGCTTGGTGGATGTGGACTTCTGGTTTTCCTGCTGATGCCGGCCACGGGGCCTGCTCCTAGCTCCTGGGCTGCGGCCACCACCGCGCCGCCAGGCGCGAGTAGGCCGTAGCGCAGGCCCAAGCCAGAGCGGAGCCCAGCAGGGCGCCGGCCAGCACATCGGAGGGGTAGTGGGCACCCAGGTAGATGCGGCTGTAGCTAACCAGCGCGGCCCAGCCCAACAGCAACACTTTGGCCACGCGGTAGCGGGCGGGCAGCACCAGCGCCACAAACACAGCCAGGGCAAAGGAGTTAGCCGCGTGCGAGGACAGGAACCCAAACTTGCCGCCGCAGCCATTCACCAGGTTCAGCGCAGCGGTTAGCTCCGGGTTGTGGCAGGGGCGGAGACGGGCGAAAAATGGCTTGAACACGCGGCTCGACACCACATCGGCCAGCAGCACGCTCAGGCCGAGCAGGGGCAGCAGCAGCCGGGCCCGCCGCCCGTAGAGGTAAACCAGCACCACCAGCAGCACGAAGTAGGCCGGAAACCACACGAGGCGTTCCGTAAAAAATACCATCCACGCATCAAGGCGGGGCGTATGGTGGCGGTTGGCGGCTAGCAGCAGCCACCGGTCCAGGGCGTAGAGCGGGTCGGTCAAGCGGCAGCAGGTGGGTCAGAAAGCCAGTCGATGCCCTTTTGGAGCCACTGTTGGGTTTCGGCTTCGGGCGAGCCGGGGGCGGGAATGAGGTTGTAGTGCCACTCGGCCTGCGGGGGCAGGCTCATCAGGATGCTTTCGGTGCGGCCCCCGGTTTCCAGCCCGAAGCGCGTGCCCCGGTCGATGGCCAGGTTGAACTCGGCGTAGCGCCCGCGCCGTACCAGCTGCCAGCGCTTCTCGGCCTCGGTGTAGGGCAGGTCGGCGTTCTGGCGCAGCAGCTCGCAGTACGTGCGCCCGTACACCTCGCCCACGGCCCGCACGAAGGCAAACAGGGCCTCCTGGTCGCCGTCTTTGCCGACAACCTGGCGGTCGAAGAAGATGCCGCCGATGCCGCGGGTTTCCTGGCGGTGCGGCAGGTAGAAGTACTCGTCGGCCCAGGCTTTGAAGCGGCCGTAGTAGCCCGGCTGGTGGGCTGCGCACACCTCGGCAATCTGCCGGTGAAACCAGCGGGCCTGGGCCACGTCCACGTAGATGGGCGTCAAATCCAGCCCACCCCCGAACCAGGCCTCACCGTTGCCGGCCTCGAAGTAGCGCACGTTCATGTGGGAGATGGGCACGCGCGGGCTGCGCGGATGCTGCACCACCGACACGCCGGTGGCGAAGTAGCGCGGGTCGGGCATGAGCAGCTGCCGGGCCGCGGCCTCGCTCATGGTGCCTTCCACCGCCGAGAAGTTGACGCCGCCTTTCTCAATGATGCCGCCTTCGGTGAGGATGCGGCTGCGGCCCCCGCCGCCGCTGTGGTGCTGCCAGGCATCTTCCCGAAACCGGCCCGCGCCATCAGTAGTCTCCAGCTGCCGGCACAGCCAGTCCTGAAACTGGCGCATCCATTCTTCCACGGTGTCGCGAAAGCGGGGCTGCGGGGTGGGAGTGGGGAAGCTGGATTCGGGCATATAATTCAGGTAGTATTTCGCGCAGGGTTGCGCAGAGGAAAAACGCAGTGTTCCGCAGTGTTCAGACGACGGTAGCACACTGCGAAACACTGCGTTTTTCCTCTGCGCAACCCTGCGCGAAAAGCTTTGTTGGCAAAGGTACTAGTCAAGAAGGTTTTCCCGCTATTCGGCCAGCTCCTTGCGCAGCACCAGCAGCTCCAGCGGCTGACGCGGCTGGCCAAAGCGCGGATCGGCGGGAAAAGAGGCGGTTTCGCCGGTGCGCGCGAAGCCGTGCCGCTCGTACCAAGCCAGCAGTTCGTGGCGCACCGAAATAACGGTCATTAGGATGCTGGTGCAGCCTAGGCTGCGGGCGTGGGCCTCGGCTGCCGCCAGCAGCTGCTTGCCCAGGCCGCGGCCCTGCTGGGTGGGCACCACCGTAAGCATACCCAGGTACAGGTCAGGAGCTTGGTGCTTGAGGTACACGCTGCCGAGCAGCTCCCCGGCCGCGGTGCGAGCCAGCAGCAGCGTGGCGCCGGGCGCGGCCAGGATGGAGTGCAAATCGTCGGCGTCCGTGCGGGAGCCGTCGAGTAAATCGGCCTCAGTAGTCCAGCCCTGGCGCGACGATTCGCCGCGGTAGGCGCTGTTGACGAGGGCCACCACAGCAGGAATGTCGGCGGCGGTAGCCGGGGAAAAGGTGAGCATGAGGCAAAGGTAAGGTGATGAGGGGATGAGGTGAGTAGTGACAAGTGACAAGTAACACGTCTGTCATGCTCCATCTGGCGTCCGCTTGTCGAAGCATCTCTACCGCTTCGTCCTCACGATTGAGATTAGCCAGAGGCAGAGATGCTTCGGCAAGCGGACGCCAGATGGAGCATGATGGTCTACCTGTCACCTGTTACCTGTCACCTGTTACCTCACTACCTCTCACTTCCTCACCCCCGCATTCCGTACTTTCGTCCTTGCATTTACCAGCCTATTATGCTCACCCACGCCGCCCCGACTCTGGAAACTGATTTTACCGCCGCCCGGCCCAGCCGCGACCTGCTGGCGCGCGCCTACCGCCTCCTGCGCACGGCCGACGATATGGCCCGGCTCTACGAAGAAAACAAGGCCGTAACGGCCAAATACGTGCACGCCACGGCCCGCGGCCACGAAGCCATTCAGCTGGCCGCCGCCTGCTTCCTCGGCCCGCACGACTACGCCGCCCCTTACTACCGCGACGACGCCTTGCTGCTCGGCCTGGGCCTGGAGCCCTACGAGCTGATGTTGCAGCTTATGGCCAAGCGCGACGACCCGTTCAGCGGCGGCCGTACCTACTACTGCCACCCCTCGCTGCGCCGCGCTGGCTTTCCTACCATTCCGCACCAAAGCTCGGCCACCGGTATGCAGGCCATTCCGGCCACCGGCGTGGCGCACGGGCTCAAATACCTGGAAAGCCAGGGCCTGAACCCACTCACGCCCGACCCGCGCGACTTCTACGAATCAGGGCAAGCCGTGCCGGGGCTGTTCGGACTGCTGCCGGCGGAGGTGCGAACGGCTGCGCCGTTGGTGTTGTGCTCCATCGGCGACGGGGCCATGACCGAGGGCGAAGTGAGCGAGGCCCTGCAAATGGCCGTGCTACACCAGTTGCCCATCATCTACTTGGTACAGGACAATGAGTGGGGCATTTCGGCCACCGGCCGCGAGATGCGCGCCATGGATGCCTACGAGTTTGCGGCCGGCTTCAAAGGCCTGCACCGTTTGCAAGTGGACGGGGCCGATTTCCTGGCCTCGTACGCGTGCCTGAGCGAGGCGGCGGCCACCGTGCGCGCCCGCCGCGGCCCGGTGCTGGTGCACGCCCGCTGCCCGCTGCTGGGCCACCACACCAGCGGCGTGCGCCGCGAGTGGTACCGCGGCGACAACCTCGCCCAGCACGCCCTGCAAGACCCGCTGCCCCGCCTGCATCAGCAGCTGCTGGAGTTGGGCTTCCAGGAAGAGGAATTGCAGGAGCTAGCCCAGCAGGCCCGCGCCACCGTGCAGGCCGACTACCAGCGGGCCCTGGCCGCTCCCGGCCCCGACCCGGCCACCTTCCAGAACCACGAGTTTGCGCCCCCGGCCGTAACCCAGGAGCAGGGCGAGCGAAGCCCCGCCGGCGCTGAGAAAGTGACGATGGTGGACGCCGCCCTGCACGCCGTGGACGATATTCTGCGGGAGTTTCCGGAGGCCCTGTTCTACGGGCAGGACGTGGGTGGAGAGCTGGGCGGGGTGTTCCGGGAGGCGGCTTTGCTGGCCAAGAAGTACGGCGACGCCCGCGTGTTTAACACGCCTATTCAGGAGGCCTACATCGTGGGCAGCACGGCCGGCATGAGTGCCGTGGGAGCCAAAGCCATTGTCGAAATTCAGTTTGCCGACTACATCTGGCCCGGCCTCAACCAGCTCGTGGAGGAGCTGAGCAAAAGCTGTTACCTCTCCAACGGGCAGTTTCCGGTGCAAAGCCTGATTCGGGTGCCCATTGGGGCCTACGGCGGGGGTGGGCCCTACCACTCGGGCTCCGTGGAAAGCACCCTGCTTACCATCCGCGGCATCAAGGTGGTGTACCCCAGCAACGCCGCCGACATGAAGGGCCTGCTGCGGGCCGCTTTCCTCGACCCCAACCCCGTGGTGCTGCTGGAGCACAAGGGCCTGTACTGGAGCAAGGTGCCCGGCACCGAAGACGCCAAAACCATGGAGCCGGCCGCCGGCTACGTCATCCCGCTGGGGCAAGCCGCCGTGGCCCAGGCCGCCGCCGAAGACAAAGTGCGCGGGGGCGAGTCGTGCGTGGTCATCACCTACGGCATGGGCGTGCACTGGGCCAAAACCGCCAGCAAGCAGTTCTCCGGCCAGGTCGAAATCCTGGACCTGCGCACCCTGAATCCCCTGGACTGGGAAGCCGTGCAAGCAGCCGTGCGCCGCCACGGCAAAGCCCTGGTGCTCACCGAGGAGCCCCTGCTGAACTCCTTTGCCGAAAGCCTGGCCGGCCGCATCCAGCGCCACTGCTTCCCCCAGCTCGACGCCCCCGTGTTTACGCTAGGGGCCGCCAACCTGCCCGCCATTGCCCTCAACGTGGACCTGGAACGCCAAATGCTCCCCAACCCCGACAAAGTAGCGGCGGCACTGGAGGAACTGCTAGGGTATTGAAAAAACAACGGCCCGCCCCAGCGGGGCGGCACAAATGAGTAGATGAGTGAATGAGTGAATGCAGGAGTGAACGGCCAGCCCCAGCGGGGCGGCATATCGGTAGAGGAACGCGCAACAATGAATTCAAAAGCCCCAGCGGGGCGACACCCGGTCGTGCTGACGATTGGTGCCGCCCCGCTGGGGCTTTATAGTTCATATTGACTTGTTTTCTACCGATATGTCGCCCCGCTGGGGCTGGCCGTTCTGCTGGTTTTTATGTGCCAGGCTGTGTGGGTAATAAGTATAAAAGACCGTCATGTTCCATCTGGTGTTCGCAAAGGCGCAGCATCTCGTGTACTGAGGTTGCAGTGGTAACCGTTCTGCTGAGCGCGGCCGAAGCATCTCTCCCGCTTCGTTGCAATACTATTCAGACGAAGCGGGAGAGATGCTTCGACAGGCTCAGCAGGACGGTATAGATTAAAAAAGCGGCTCCCGAGTGTCGGGAGCCGCTTTTCAGATCAGAAAAACTAAGCTTACTCTTTTACCAGCTTCAGCACGTGCTGGCTGGGGCCGGCCAGGCGCAGAAGGTACACCCCTTTGGCCAGGGCAGCCGTGGGCAGAGGATTGACGATGCCACCCTGTGCCGGCCACACCGCCACTTTCCGGCCTTCGGCGCCCAGCACCTCCACCGTGTAGCTGCCGGTGGGCTGGCTCGTCAGGTCGAGGGTGGTGGCGTCGGTGGTGGGGTTGGGGTAGAGGGCCACACCGCCCAGCTGGTCTTTGCCGAAGCGCACTGGTTTTACGGGGCTATAGTGCACCGTGCCGTCCTGGTCGCGCTGCTGGAGGCGGTAGTACACCAGGCGGGCCGTGCGGCCAATGGCCAGGTCCGTGAACTGGTACTGCTGGGCCTGGGAGGTAGTGCCGCGGCCGGCCACCTGACCCACGGGCACAAACTGCACCGCATCCACCGAGCGTTCTACCGTGAAGCCGGCGTTGCGCACTTCCTGGGCGGTTTCCCAGGTCAGCACCCCATCCACACCGCGGGCCTGGGCCTCGAAGCGGGTGAGCGTAACGGGCAGGGGCGTTACGGTGCCGGCAAAGCGGAAGTCGGCGTCGGCCTGGGCGGGGGTGCGCTTGGGCGCCTTGGAGGGTACGCCACCGAAGGTGGGGTCTACCAGGTCGGCCAGGCCGTTGCGGTTGGTGTCGCGGAAGTGGTTGCTGTTGGCATCCATGAAGTTCGGCACGTTGTCCGCATCATCGTCGCGCAGCCAGGCGGGGTTGGGGCCGCCGGGGTAGTTGTCGGCCCGGCCGGGGTTGTTGCCGCGGAAGCCCTGGCCCCGCTGCATCAGGTCGTCGGCCGCGAAGCCGCTGTGGTTGTCATCGAAGCCCTCGGTCCAGTCGGGGTAGGTGTCGTCGTCGGTGTCGGCGTCGAGGTAGTCCCGCGAGCCGGTAGCGTCGGTGTTCACGGGCACCAGGGCCGTACCGGCGGCGGTACCGGCCGGGTTGCTCGGGTCAAACACGTCGGCTACCCCGTCCCGGTCCGCATCGGTTTTGGCATCCTGGTAGGCCGCCGTGGTCTGGGCTTCGCGTAGGTCCAGGATGCCGTCGTTGTCGG
This region of Hymenobacter sp. YIM 151500-1 genomic DNA includes:
- a CDS encoding LytR/AlgR family response regulator transcription factor, encoding MTTPSLLRCLIVDDEPLARNLLEDYVRKVPFLALQGACASPLAALDVLRRQPVELLLLDVHMPDIMGTTLLRILPQKPLVILTTAYSEYALESYELDVVDYLLKPITLERFLRAVHKAAQRLQAPAPPSVPPAAPAADAPAPFVFVKDGAKLIKVQWADILYVEGLKDYVTIHTRQQKIVSLQRLKSLEAQLPAQQFIRIHHSYIVALAGIEVVHKDRVQIGGRLLPISDTYRRAFQEFVRRNHLQPE
- a CDS encoding sensor histidine kinase, with amino-acid sequence MLAFIRRHRVALLHASFWGVYFSFYFYQSQQEYDWQQALRFALLPLVFNATLAYANYCYLLPRWLHQKNTGRYLLEFAAAFTLVVTLRVYAQRYFLFTDNSAQQRAYLYSPAYTLYTAVGTLFIVSFVSMLRFATDWFALEARAKAMENERLLAELKFLKAQINPHFLFNTLNNLYYLAYTQSPNTTEVITKLSQMMRYMLDDSNHRQVLLSKEIEYMQNYISLEKLRLNHPIPIDLTVEGPVEDVRIVPLIFITFLENAFKHGVSNNNPAAWVQAVIRLAGPVCVFTVENSKTPAGQTTPAAPAGLGLHNLRRRLELSYPRQHHLAIDDEPDRYRVQLTLRLS
- a CDS encoding DUF3108 domain-containing protein, whose protein sequence is MKAPSYCGRHLATCAAVALLLLLPAAAAAQHPAPPARHPAATADTAGALPGRPLKTLREGTRQYLVSVLKPDQPASFNSSAVWIRRVQLDRARGEVRITQTWLGGDTLRNRQVFSICRLADFAPLYHRTQMRKTGIEAFTFTSTAVVGADSVAGNGKRGFSQALPGPTLNWELDLETFEQLNYAPGKKFYLRFYHPGSKTPPKGYLYYVTGEEDLPVAGNQRLRCWQLRVDYDAKNYAVFWIAAKTREVLKMEEHYNSYVRYKVKLATPAVELAPGRQLFQPAR
- a CDS encoding phosphatase PAP2 family protein; protein product: MTDPLYALDRWLLLAANRHHTPRLDAWMVFFTERLVWFPAYFVLLVVLVYLYGRRARLLLPLLGLSVLLADVVSSRVFKPFFARLRPCHNPELTAALNLVNGCGGKFGFLSSHAANSFALAVFVALVLPARYRVAKVLLLGWAALVSYSRIYLGAHYPSDVLAGALLGSALAWACATAYSRLAARWWPQPRS
- the hemF gene encoding oxygen-dependent coproporphyrinogen oxidase, giving the protein MPESSFPTPTPQPRFRDTVEEWMRQFQDWLCRQLETTDGAGRFREDAWQHHSGGGGRSRILTEGGIIEKGGVNFSAVEGTMSEAAARQLLMPDPRYFATGVSVVQHPRSPRVPISHMNVRYFEAGNGEAWFGGGLDLTPIYVDVAQARWFHRQIAEVCAAHQPGYYGRFKAWADEYFYLPHRQETRGIGGIFFDRQVVGKDGDQEALFAFVRAVGEVYGRTYCELLRQNADLPYTEAEKRWQLVRRGRYAEFNLAIDRGTRFGLETGGRTESILMSLPPQAEWHYNLIPAPGSPEAETQQWLQKGIDWLSDPPAAA
- a CDS encoding GNAT family N-acetyltransferase, producing MLTFSPATAADIPAVVALVNSAYRGESSRQGWTTEADLLDGSRTDADDLHSILAAPGATLLLARTAAGELLGSVYLKHQAPDLYLGMLTVVPTQQGRGLGKQLLAAAEAHARSLGCTSILMTVISVRHELLAWYERHGFARTGETASFPADPRFGQPRQPLELLVLRKELAE
- a CDS encoding alpha-ketoacid dehydrogenase subunit alpha/beta — protein: MLTHAAPTLETDFTAARPSRDLLARAYRLLRTADDMARLYEENKAVTAKYVHATARGHEAIQLAAACFLGPHDYAAPYYRDDALLLGLGLEPYELMLQLMAKRDDPFSGGRTYYCHPSLRRAGFPTIPHQSSATGMQAIPATGVAHGLKYLESQGLNPLTPDPRDFYESGQAVPGLFGLLPAEVRTAAPLVLCSIGDGAMTEGEVSEALQMAVLHQLPIIYLVQDNEWGISATGREMRAMDAYEFAAGFKGLHRLQVDGADFLASYACLSEAAATVRARRGPVLVHARCPLLGHHTSGVRREWYRGDNLAQHALQDPLPRLHQQLLELGFQEEELQELAQQARATVQADYQRALAAPGPDPATFQNHEFAPPAVTQEQGERSPAGAEKVTMVDAALHAVDDILREFPEALFYGQDVGGELGGVFREAALLAKKYGDARVFNTPIQEAYIVGSTAGMSAVGAKAIVEIQFADYIWPGLNQLVEELSKSCYLSNGQFPVQSLIRVPIGAYGGGGPYHSGSVESTLLTIRGIKVVYPSNAADMKGLLRAAFLDPNPVVLLEHKGLYWSKVPGTEDAKTMEPAAGYVIPLGQAAVAQAAAEDKVRGGESCVVITYGMGVHWAKTASKQFSGQVEILDLRTLNPLDWEAVQAAVRRHGKALVLTEEPLLNSFAESLAGRIQRHCFPQLDAPVFTLGAANLPAIALNVDLERQMLPNPDKVAAALEELLGY